A window of the Flavobacterium sangjuense genome harbors these coding sequences:
- the gap gene encoding type I glyceraldehyde-3-phosphate dehydrogenase: protein MSKVKLGINGFGRIGRIVFRETYNRDNVEVVAINDLLDVDHLAYLLKYDSVHGRFNGKVEVKNGQLYVNDRFIRVTAERDPKLIKWDDKDVDVDVVAECTGFFTTIDTAKAHIDGGAKKVIISAPSADAPMFVMGVNHLDAKATDTVVSNASCTTNCLAPLAKVINDNFGIVEGLMTTVHASTSTQMVADGPSRKDWRGGRAASVNIIPSSTGAAKAVGKVIPALNGKLTGMSFRVPTVDVSVVDLTVKVAKETSYDEIMAVLKKASENELKGILGFTEDDVVSQDFVSDPRTSIIDAKAGIGLNSTFFKLVSWYDNEYGYSSKLIDLSVHIANL, encoded by the coding sequence ATGTCAAAAGTAAAATTAGGAATAAACGGTTTCGGAAGAATAGGAAGAATAGTATTTAGAGAAACTTATAACAGAGATAATGTAGAAGTAGTAGCCATCAATGATTTATTAGATGTTGATCATTTGGCTTATTTATTAAAATATGATTCAGTTCACGGTCGTTTCAACGGAAAAGTAGAAGTAAAAAATGGACAGCTATATGTAAACGATAGATTTATCAGAGTTACTGCCGAAAGAGATCCAAAACTAATCAAATGGGATGACAAAGATGTTGATGTAGATGTGGTAGCGGAATGTACCGGTTTCTTCACAACGATTGATACGGCAAAAGCGCATATCGATGGTGGTGCCAAAAAAGTAATTATTTCAGCGCCTTCGGCTGATGCTCCGATGTTTGTTATGGGAGTAAATCACCTTGATGCTAAAGCCACTGATACTGTAGTGTCTAATGCTTCATGTACAACCAACTGTTTGGCGCCATTAGCCAAAGTAATCAATGATAATTTCGGAATTGTGGAAGGTTTGATGACGACAGTTCACGCTTCAACATCGACGCAAATGGTAGCTGACGGACCATCCAGAAAAGACTGGAGAGGCGGACGTGCTGCAAGTGTAAACATTATCCCATCATCAACCGGAGCTGCAAAAGCAGTTGGAAAAGTAATACCAGCATTGAACGGAAAACTTACAGGTATGTCTTTCCGTGTTCCTACGGTTGACGTTTCTGTAGTTGATTTAACAGTTAAAGTTGCCAAAGAAACTTCGTATGACGAAATCATGGCTGTCTTGAAAAAAGCTTCTGAAAATGAATTAAAAGGAATCCTTGGTTTTACCGAAGATGACGTAGTTTCTCAGGATTTTGTTTCTGATCCAAGAACCTCAATCATTGATGCTAAAGCCGGAATTGGTTTGAACTCAACGTTCTTTAAATTGGTTTCCTGGTATGATAACGAATATGGTTATTCAAGTAAATTGATTGATTTATCTGTTCACATAGCAAATCTTTAA
- a CDS encoding N-acetylglucosamine kinase, translating into MKLLVDSGSTKADWIAIDDNGKVLFTTQTLGLNPEVLDEAEIINRLEDKFDISHNKDKASHLFFYGAGCGTDRMKNFLTKVFKQYFTKAIVSVYEDTYAAVYATTPKDEEAIVCILGTGSNCSYFDGKVLHQKVQSLGYIAMDDCSGNRFGRHLLRGYSFNKMPAELAKEFQEEYNLDPDYIKHNLYKEPNPNAYLATFAKFLIKHKDTDFCKKYIYAELEDFVENYIMQFENHKEVPVHFVGSIAFYLKDELEEILNKYDIKIGNVLRRPIDGLIAYHILNK; encoded by the coding sequence ATGAAATTACTAGTTGATAGTGGATCTACCAAAGCCGATTGGATTGCCATTGATGATAACGGAAAAGTACTTTTCACTACGCAGACACTGGGTTTAAATCCGGAAGTTTTAGATGAAGCCGAAATAATCAATCGTTTGGAAGACAAATTCGATATTTCGCATAATAAAGACAAAGCTTCGCATCTTTTCTTTTACGGTGCCGGTTGTGGAACCGATAGAATGAAAAACTTTTTGACCAAAGTGTTTAAGCAATATTTTACCAAAGCGATTGTTTCGGTTTATGAAGATACCTATGCCGCGGTTTATGCGACCACGCCAAAAGACGAAGAAGCCATAGTGTGCATCCTTGGAACAGGTTCTAACTGTAGTTATTTTGATGGTAAAGTGTTGCATCAAAAAGTGCAATCGTTAGGCTATATCGCCATGGATGATTGTTCAGGAAATCGTTTTGGAAGACATTTGTTACGAGGGTATTCTTTTAACAAAATGCCGGCTGAATTAGCCAAAGAATTTCAGGAAGAGTACAATCTTGATCCGGATTATATCAAGCATAATTTATACAAAGAGCCTAATCCAAATGCCTATTTGGCAACCTTTGCCAAGTTTTTGATTAAACACAAAGACACCGATTTCTGCAAAAAATATATCTACGCCGAACTGGAAGATTTTGTAGAAAACTATATCATGCAATTTGAAAATCACAAAGAAGTGCCGGTGCATTTTGTGGGTTCAATAGCGTTTTATCTGAAAGATGAATTAGAAGAAATTTTAAACAAATACGATATCAAAATTGGCAACGTACTCCGAAGACCAATTGACGGTTTGATTGCGTATCATATTTTGAATAAATAA
- a CDS encoding methylglyoxal synthase — MEIAIIAHDGKKADMVQFINKNKAILQKENIKLIATGTTGGKVEAVGIKVKKMLSGPQGGDAQIAARVAEGKTKMVLFFKDPNSSHPHEPDINMLIRICDVHNVPLATNEATAQLLLLGLDEIK, encoded by the coding sequence ATGGAAATAGCAATAATAGCCCACGACGGAAAAAAAGCCGACATGGTTCAGTTTATCAATAAAAACAAAGCCATACTTCAAAAAGAAAACATAAAACTAATTGCTACCGGAACAACAGGAGGCAAAGTTGAAGCCGTTGGGATTAAAGTAAAGAAAATGCTTTCCGGACCACAAGGTGGCGATGCCCAAATTGCGGCACGCGTCGCCGAAGGAAAAACCAAAATGGTATTGTTTTTTAAAGACCCAAACTCAAGCCATCCGCACGAACCGGATATTAATATGCTGATTCGGATTTGTGACGTTCACAATGTGCCTCTGGCAACCAATGAAGCTACCGCACAATTGTTATTGTTGGGCTTGGATGAGATAAAGTAA
- a CDS encoding tetratricopeptide repeat protein — MRLRLLFFLLIIVFPLSNLKAQNEPIIDSLTRELKKVKDPEAKFSLYQKIASSVRPAEMDKYKKGILLNAELSNNADLQLRTYRFIVGLSGPDEAQKYLDKMFALAKAEKNEEFQGWYYLYSSGLQYQIKGNTAKGFELIQEANAIARENGFDSLAYEVGVTMGYIHNSKGERLLQYKSYITQLALAEKVGDGRVALNTYWQMFWFYNSLKQYSKAKEYALKILETGKKKNWPDWIEGGYHLLTHYYTNVGEFETAKYYYKETNKLRKKRHNPLSEDEDLLDIYSMSNDYENMLRLLQKDDIKKNYFRNVSSGGLYDYYGQLANCYTKLGIKDSARNFLKKMKSAMGKDQINSWNYYALTGNYYKLLNNPDSAAAYYAKADTGTGFGNNVEDHMERYANLDTLFSRNGNYQKAYHYKQLWMQYKDSAAALSKEGDLVVLEIENENQRMEAETRASHNIQYMGITAGLASVFILLVLLGVFSSSTTIIRGLSFFAFIFFFEFLILLFDTAIHDLTHGEPWKILSIKIILIAMLLPFHHYIEHKVVNHLLQRKKIRFLKWKKDKPELDTLVENKADDVVG; from the coding sequence ATGCGATTACGATTACTATTTTTTCTTCTGATAATTGTATTCCCTTTATCCAATCTAAAGGCGCAGAATGAACCTATAATTGACAGTCTTACCCGTGAATTAAAAAAGGTAAAAGATCCTGAAGCAAAATTCAGCCTCTACCAAAAAATAGCTTCATCGGTGAGGCCAGCGGAAATGGACAAATACAAAAAAGGCATATTACTCAACGCCGAGCTCAGCAATAATGCAGACCTTCAATTGCGCACCTATCGCTTTATAGTTGGGTTGTCAGGGCCCGACGAAGCCCAGAAGTACTTAGACAAAATGTTTGCCCTGGCCAAAGCAGAAAAAAATGAGGAATTCCAGGGATGGTATTATTTATACAGCAGTGGTCTACAATATCAAATAAAGGGCAATACCGCTAAAGGTTTTGAGCTAATTCAGGAAGCTAATGCTATAGCAAGAGAAAACGGTTTTGATTCATTGGCGTACGAGGTGGGAGTGACTATGGGGTATATACACAATAGCAAAGGAGAACGATTGCTACAGTACAAATCGTATATAACACAGCTCGCGCTGGCAGAAAAAGTTGGTGATGGTCGTGTGGCCTTAAACACTTACTGGCAAATGTTTTGGTTTTACAATTCTTTAAAACAGTATTCAAAGGCAAAGGAATATGCCTTGAAAATACTGGAAACCGGTAAAAAGAAAAACTGGCCCGACTGGATAGAAGGTGGTTATCACCTGCTGACGCACTATTATACCAATGTGGGTGAATTTGAAACGGCTAAGTATTATTACAAGGAAACCAACAAGTTGCGCAAAAAAAGGCACAACCCTTTATCGGAAGATGAAGACCTGTTGGATATTTATAGTATGTCTAATGATTATGAAAATATGCTGCGCCTATTGCAAAAGGATGACATCAAAAAAAATTACTTCAGAAATGTATCCAGCGGTGGTCTCTATGATTATTACGGGCAGCTTGCCAACTGTTATACAAAACTGGGCATAAAAGATTCGGCACGGAATTTTCTAAAAAAAATGAAATCGGCAATGGGAAAAGACCAAATCAACAGTTGGAACTACTATGCCCTAACAGGTAATTATTATAAACTTCTCAATAATCCGGATAGTGCAGCCGCTTATTACGCTAAAGCAGATACCGGCACAGGCTTTGGCAATAATGTTGAGGATCATATGGAGCGCTATGCCAATTTGGACACACTCTTTTCGCGAAATGGAAACTATCAGAAAGCCTATCACTACAAACAGCTTTGGATGCAATACAAAGACAGTGCGGCGGCATTGTCTAAAGAAGGTGACCTGGTGGTGTTGGAGATTGAAAATGAAAACCAACGCATGGAAGCAGAAACGAGGGCAAGCCACAACATCCAATACATGGGTATAACAGCAGGGCTCGCTTCCGTATTTATCTTGCTAGTGCTTTTGGGCGTTTTTAGTTCGAGTACTACGATAATCAGAGGCCTGAGCTTTTTTGCTTTTATTTTCTTTTTTGAATTCCTGATTCTGCTATTCGACACTGCCATTCACGATTTAACGCATGGTGAGCCTTGGAAAATTCTTTCTATTAAAATCATTTTGATTGCTATGCTCTTACCTTTTCATCATTATATAGAGCATAAAGTGGTAAATCATTTGCTACAGCGTAAGAAAATCAGATTTCTTAAATGGAAAAAAGATAAACCAGAGTTAGATACCCTTGTTGAGAATAAAGCTGATGATGTAGTTGGGTAA
- a CDS encoding HEPN domain-containing protein, producing MSFLKEKSGFNLDAAKVLIEEQYNYAPSVHCSYYGVFQMISHTLNRIGITFDKVAEDIAKSKGRPMSKDSHTYPIDLIHNALSVKYDKYYAKTVRDQIVLLRKFRTISDYKNVKVEKDQSVEAYKISKEVINILNTKL from the coding sequence TTGAGTTTTTTAAAAGAAAAATCTGGTTTTAATCTCGATGCGGCAAAAGTGCTAATTGAAGAACAATATAATTATGCTCCAAGCGTACACTGCTCTTATTATGGAGTTTTCCAAATGATTAGTCATACGCTAAATCGAATTGGAATAACTTTTGATAAAGTGGCGGAAGATATCGCTAAATCAAAAGGGAGACCTATGTCCAAAGATTCACATACATATCCGATAGATTTAATTCATAATGCATTAAGTGTGAAATATGATAAATATTATGCGAAAACTGTAAGAGACCAAATTGTATTATTGCGTAAATTTAGAACTATTTCAGATTACAAAAATGTTAAGGTTGAAAAAGACCAAAGCGTTGAAGCATACAAAATAAGTAAAGAGGTTATCAATATATTAAATACAAAGTTATGA